In the genome of Oncorhynchus gorbuscha isolate QuinsamMale2020 ecotype Even-year unplaced genomic scaffold, OgorEven_v1.0 Un_scaffold_3070, whole genome shotgun sequence, one region contains:
- the LOC124027291 gene encoding tetraspanin-8-like — protein sequence MAVNKCIKYCLFVFNLLFWISGCIILGVSIYLKVNPVFGGLLPGLNLLIAVGTIITVLGFLGCFGAIRESRVMLMLFFVGLLLIFILLVIAGILGAVGVNKIEGWLTEKLLPLRNQSSLFQMFMQELEEQAKCCGLIHGPSDWGSTVPASCDCRDTSQECKLADGRRKVYLRPCTKLVMSVIAKGTVITLGIAFGIAVLMIFGMAFAMTLYCQIGETYATLT from the coding sequence ATGGCTGTGAACAAATGTATCAAGTACTGCCTCTTTGTCTTCAACCTGCTGTTCTGGATCAGTGGATGCATCATCCTCGGAGTCTCCATCTACCTCAAAGTGAACCCTGTGTTTGGGGGGTTGTTACCGGGGCTGAACCTGCTGATAGCCGTCGGTACCATCATCACGGTGCTCGGCTTCCTGGGCTGCTTTGGAGCCATCAGGGAAAGCCGCGTCATGCTCATGCTGTTCTTCGTCGGGCTGctcctcatcttcatcctcctggTGATCGCTGGAATCCTGGGAGCTGTCGGAGTGAATAAGATTGAGGGATGGTTGACGGAGAAGCTGCTACCGCTGAGGAACCAGTCGTCTTTGTTCCAGATGTTCATGCAGGAACTGGAAGAGCAGGCAAAGTGTTGTGGACTGATCCATGGACCTTCAGACTGGGGCTCAACAGTCCCCGCCTCTTGTGACTGCCGCGACACCAGTCAGGAGTGCAAACTCGCAGACGGACGACGCAAAGTGTACTTGAGACCTTGTACCAAATTGGTGATGTCAGTCATCGCGAAGGGTACAGTCATCACCCTGGGGATTGCATTTGGCATCGCAGTCTTGATGATCTTTGGAATGGCCTTTGCCATGACCCTGTATTGCCAGATTGGGGAGACGTATgccaccttaacctag